The region TTTTGCAGGATCTTGCAGgatcttccctgggggctcagacggtaaagcgtctgcctacaatgcgggagacccgggttcgatccccgggttgggaagatctcctggagaaggaaatggcaacccactccaggactcttgcctggaaaattccatggacggaggagcctggtaggctacagtccttggggtcgcgaagagtcggatatgactgagcgacttcaatgtcATGTTCAATGTCAGTGCCATTAGTCAcccagccagagatcaaacctgcattgtgggcagtgagaacatggagtcctaaccactggaccccgtGGGAATTCCCTTGTTTGGCTTTTATGCATGTTTCCCAGAATCATTTAGAAAAAGCACACCTGTTTACTCATATGTTTCATATGCTGTGTTGAAGATACTGAATATTGTCACCCCATCTTGGTTGGTTAATACATaccttaaaaaacaaagatttgtAACAGTTGGAAAACCTGGCACAGGTGTTTGCAGCTCTTCAAGAGCACACCTGACCCCTGGTGACTGGAAGGAAACATAAAGGTCAGAGAAACAAGAAGGGTTAAGAAAGGGAGTTCAAAGTAAGGTGGTGCTTGCTGCTCACTCTCATCTTAGAAGTGGAGAACATTTTCCTCTTGTGAGTTGATGAAAGGATGCTTTGATGACAGTGGCTACAGCTATGGAATATCTGAAAGAGGCTGCTGGGGGGAATAAAAATGTGGCCACTCCCAGGAATCAATGAAGTGTCAACATCTCAGATGGGCTATATATGGTTTTCAAATGGTTGGGGGCACAGGGGGTCTTTGTGACTGTACCTGTCAACTTTGAGGGGCGGGAGGGGGAGTGTTTATGGCCCCTAGAAAGGTAAGTGAATCTCCCACCTCAGACCTAGTCTGTCCCTCCCAGACCACCTGAGATGTGCCCCAGAATTCTGTGCAGAAATCACTGTGTCAGGGCTTGCTTAGCCATCCGCTTGATAACCAGGGAGTGGGTGGTGTGTGGGGTCTGCAAAAAGCACctcttttttgggggaggggtggctcAGGGGCCTTTGACAACGAGCAGTCAAATCTAGTTCACATGGGAAACTTGTACATACGGTTTCAGAGGAGCATTTCTCCTTGTGTGTTTGTCTTCTCTCTGCAGATAAAGAAGAAACAGCAGGATGTGGTTAGATTTCTGGAAGCCAACAAGATAGAGTTTGAGGAGGTGGACATCACAATGTCAGAAGAGCAGAGGCAGTGGATGTATAAGAACATCCCCCCGGAGAAGAAGCCTGCTCAGGGCAACCCTCTGCCGCCTCAGATATTCAATGATGACCAATACTGTGGAGTAAGCAGCTGGATTGTTCCCATATCATTTCTTTGCCTGGGGTGCGGTTGGGATTTTTTGGTGCAGGCTGTGACCTCCTCACCTAGTACCTATCCGGGTCCACAGATCTAACAGAGTGAAGTTATGTGGGCGTGTGAGTCCAAGGTCACAGGCGATGTCTTCCTGTTTGCTTTGAGACGGGATGGGAAGAGAAGCTGTGCATACACGTGTTTATTGTGTTCtgcattttaaagtgtattttttgATTCATACATTCTGGGGGACGGAATGGAAAGGGtatgttcttaaatatttatttctctaaaaCTGCTAATACCTGATTATAAGTCAGCgttttgctttttgatgatcatGAACCAGATGGatcattggtggtggtggtttaatcactaagtcatgtccaactcttgcaccccaagagcctgccaggttcttctgggTCATTATGAACAGCTAAAATATATCAGATGCCTTCTTGCTGTTTGtggcattcagaaaatgaaggcatTTTTGACTGATTATGTATTTTCCTTCTTATTCCTtgggttaaaaaatttttttgagaaatttctCTACTGAGTAGTTAGGATTTGCTTTCTGCCAGTACTCTAAGGACGTAAGTCGGTGTTTCTTTTGAGACCTGCATTGTAGTTCTCTAAGGATGGCCTGGAAAGAGGGAGGGGCTACAATGTGAGGGTACTTAAGGTGGAGTAAAGAACTGGGTTGCCGCTAGAATGGAGAAACAGGGTAACAGTGCTTTAGGTGGCTCAAAAGGAAACAGGTCTCCATGAAcatgagagagaatgagatgttgAAACATAAAGCTGTAAAGATGGTGCCCAGCGTCTTTGCATGTCATGAAGAGAAAATTGAACCTGGTGCTAGACACTGATTTGAGTTCAGTACCACTTTGTGTTGGCTTGACACTTTTGGAAAGTCACTTATCTCTttatacctcagttttctcatctttacacAAAGGATGATAGTATCTATCATACTTCCCAGGATATTTATGACTGTTTCTAAAGTACTCCTAAAATTCTATACCCAGCCAAATTACCACTCAATTACAAGACCAGAATAAAGGCATTTTCACAGCTGCAGAATTTGAGGAACAGAATGCAACAAAACCactggatttttgttttttcttgcacTGTTTAACTAAtagctctcttttatttttcaatatttacatgttcatttggctgcactgggtcttagttgccgcatGCGGGATCTTCCATCTCCATTGGTATGTGCAGCATGtggaaactcttagttgtggcatgtatatgggatctggttccctgaccaaggatcaaacctgggcccccagcgTCAGAGtatgagtcttagccactgcactaCTGGGGAAGTCCCTAGCAGCTTTATTTTGAATTGTACAGTTTACACAaattttcaactgttatctcATTTTGGCCTGCAGGCATGAAAGTATTCTAGACTCTGTAATCATGAGTGAGATACACCCTTGGTTACCATATACTTTCCCAATAAAATATGTGATCATGACTCAAAAATATCCACTTTTATTCTTATATAATAATGCAGCTTATTTCTTGTTGATGCTGCCTCTTCAGACACTGAAGTGTGACCATCCTCTGCTCTCACCTTGTCTCTCCATTTCTGTACCCACTTGCTGCTTATGTGGTTCAGGACTGTCGGCGTctcctagttttatttttaaagtggagTTGTTTTTAATCCTTGTTGTTTCATAGCCCTATTAGGAGGAGGCAGGTAGAGACATCTTTGCTTTGTCACCATAAAAGCCAAAGTCTTCGGGGCCCTTTTGAGTAGAGGAATGTATTTAAAGAATCAAAAGGAATGTGATGTGGAATAAAGTtagttccttttctttattttcacttcGTCATGACTTCCTAAATCTCTGTATATCTTTGCCCTATGGAGTCTATGGAAGTTTTCTTCAGGTGGACTGGCAGCTGGCTAGAGGCCTCCATATTTATCAGCAGTGCCCTGTAAGAGGCATCTTCTCTGCTAGAGCAGAGTCGGTCCCGCGGTGGCGGTGGAGGCAGGGTTGTGTGTGCATTCTGTCTTTATAGTGTGTTCTGGCAGCAGTTTTGAAGACGGTGTCTGCCTTTATCAAGGTCCAATAAATTCAactttgagaaaaacaaaagaattagaGGGCATTGAACCATGGCTTCATTCAGACCACCTGCTCCTGGGCACCTTTCTTTGCCCAGTGACAGTTTATGAGTGGTCTTATCTAGTTGGATAACCTGTGGAAACCTGCAGTGTTGCAAATGACAGGCTCCAATAAGCATGAAGATTCTCCTGTTTCCTAAATTGGCTGGAAATTTTACTACTTTGTTTTAAATTGGGTGAGCTAGGCATGTGAGACATTCATAGCTGCTAAGCTGTTTACTAACCAGTGTGGACAATTGCCCTCTCTCTCCTTTAACACTTGAAAATCCTGCCTTTAGCCTTTGAAATTTCCCACCAAATGAAAGCGTCCTGGCATGGCTTCTTCCCTCCCTAGATCTGGACATCGAGGAAATGATGCAGAAATAGCATCAGTTggaggtggctcagtgagtatCAGGGAGTGATGGGCCCAGGTGTAACCTGGCGGCTGGACACTGTATGTTTGGCGCCTTAAGGAAGCTGGTCCTGGGGTTTGGCCTGGATGTATTCTTGGCTTCCCAGACATGGAAATTCCTCCTGTTTTCTAAACTGGATCTCCAGCCCTAATATGGATTCTGTGAGTTCCCCCTATAcctttatatatttctttcaagTTTCCAGTGTCTGTTTCATTTTGTGGGCAAGAACACTTATTGATGCAGACTGGTGGTTCTTTCTATTTCCCTGAAATGTCCTACCACGAGCAAGATTCTTCTCTGGAAATGAAGTCCTAAAGATCAGCATCCCAACATGTAGGCTTTCCTCGTTTTAGAAAGCTCAGACCCTCATGTTCAAGGGTTAAACTCcgttctctgtctgtggaactgGCATGTGTGGAATGCACCAGGAATGAGAATGCACACGTCTgcacaaaatgaaaacatttcctcccatttcttttctccctccctatttagaaggaagaaaaaaaataaaagatttggatttctttatgtttttttttcttaaaaatatttatcattaaatttactttttcGGTTGTTGTCGCGCCgctcggcatgtgggattttagttccccaaccagggactaaaCCTTTGCCTCCCGCAGTGGGTGCACAGTCTtccccactggaccatcaggaaggcCCCCAAATTTACTGTCTTAACcacttttaaatgtacagttgaGTCATGTTATGTATCTTCACAGTGCTGTAAAACAGGTCCCCAGGATTTTTCATCTGGCAGAACTGAGATTCTTATCCTCATTAAATACACCTGTTTGTCCTCTATCATTGTAGAATGATaaccatcattctactttctATATCTATTGAATCTGACTAGCTTAGAGACCTCCTAGAAGTGAAACCATACAGTCTTTGTCCTTCGTGCTACGTGAGAGGACATAGCACAGTGTCCTTAAAGTTCACCCCTCATGTGTGTCTTCATCCATTaagactgctgtaacaaaatacagcAGACTGGGTAGGTTAcgaacaatagaaatttatttctcagagttttGGAGGTTGGACGGTAAGGGTTACACTAGAGCTGGGTTCTGGTGAAGGCCCTCTTCTGGGTTGCAGATTGCCAACTTCCTGTAGTATCCTCTTGTAGTGAAGGGCTTAGTGGAGCTGTAATCTCATCCAGGAGGGCTCTGCAGACCTAATTGCCCCCTTTGGGAATTGGTGTTGCAGTGTATGAATTTTGAGGGGCTTCTGTTGTATGTGTATGTCACGTTTTGTTTTTCTACTCATCCgtgatgaacattgggttgcTTCtgcctcttggctattgtgaatagtgctgctatgaacatgggtttTCAATATCTCTTCAAGgtactgttttcagttctttgggataCATACATAAAAGTGGAATTGCTACATATCATATgccaattctgtttttaattttttgaggaactgccaaactgtttttcacGGTGGTTGAACCATTTTGTAATCCCATCCATAGTGCACAAAAGTTCTAACTTCTCCAtaccctcaccaacacttgctattttctgttctttgggggtttgttgttgctgtttttgagagtagccatcctaatgggtataAGGTGATGCCTTGTTGTGGTTTTGGTGTACATTTCTTTGacgattagtgatgttgaacatctcctatgctttgttctctgttttatattgtctttggagagatgtctattcaagtcctttgcccagtttttaattgggttatttgacTTCTTGTCACTGTGTAaaaattctttgtatattctgaatattaaccTCCTATCAGATATGTAacctgcagatattttctcccattcttaggttgcctttcacttttcttgatTGTATCTTTTGATGAACAGACTTGGTGAGTTTGATACTGACTCGTttggctgtttttgtttttgtcgcCTGGGCTTTTGGAGCCATACTCAGGAAATCATTACTTGCCAAATGCAGTGTTATGAAGCTTTTTCCCTATGTTGTCTTCTAGAAATTTTGTAGTTTGGgggtcttatgtttaggtctgtaattaattaatttgtttgcTGATTTTTTATATGGTATAAGATAagggtccagcttcattcttttgcatgtcaTTATCTAGTTTTCCTATTACCATTTGTTGATGATACTGtgcttttcctgtggagtgaTCTTGATGCTTCTGTTCAAGATCGTTCGACTATATATGTGAGGGCTTATTGATTTATTCATATTTTGGACTCTGTTCTGTTTCACTGGTCTCTATGCCTGTCTTTATGCAGGTACCACACTggtttgattactgtaacttggTAATATGTCTTGAAATTAGGAAGTGTGATTTCTTTAACTCTGTCTTTCTTCAAACTTGTTTTGGCTTGAGATTctgtatgaattttagaatttttccttatgtctgcaaaaaaaaatgccattagaATTTTGATATGGAAATGTTGGATCTTTAGATTGCTTTCGGCAGCactgacatcttgacaatattAAGTCTTTCGATCTGTGCACATTGGAGTCTTTTCATTTTACATGCCTCTGTTCATTTCTTTAAGCATTGTTTTGCAGTTTTTAGTGTTCAAGTCTCTTACCTCTTGGTTAGGTTAATtcctaagtgatttttttttagtgttactataaatagaattattttcttaacatcCTTTTCCAATTGTTGATTATTAGTGTGTAGAGACACAAGtgaattttatatgtttttttctttttgtcctgcaactttgctaaataaGTTTATTAatcctttcattttattaaaaagttgGGAGTTTGAAATGGGAATGCAGCCAAATTTTATTTGACTTGGGGGTCATGTTAACCAGTTTGTGGATTCGCCATCTAGCAGAGGAAGACACAGTGACCCTTCATGTAACTGAGATGAGCAGGTATGTGTTTGGCTAAGGATGCCAATACTTAGAATTAGGTTATGGGTGAAGTGCGGGAGAGAGATGAAGTGACGTGGAATCTGCGGCTAGAACTACTCATGTAGCATCCTGTCTAATGAAGAGAGGGCAGTTCAGCTAAGACACAGATGGCAGACTTTTGATTAGTTTCCATGAGGCAACCTATAAAATTATCTATTGTTTTAAAACTATTGAATTACTTTTTTTGCACTTTTAGATCTTACTTGCAAAATATTAAATTTGTACCTAAGCATTGGGTGTATTGCTCACCAGATAACATTACATTAATGCTATTGACCAGTTTTGTTTAAGTAATGATTTGAGGGACAGCTATGACTGCCTTTTCCCATATTACCTTGCTTACTTGGAGTCTGAAAGTAGGTGACAGATAGGGTAGACTTCAGGAGGCACAGAAATGCTAAATGACCAGCAGTGGTTCTTTGTGGAGTCTCCTCCGCTTTTCTTTGTTAGGTATGAAAGGAAACAAGATATGTCAGCATTTTCTAACTGTGGGTAGAGGCTCAGAAGCACACTAGAATACCTAAATGTATGCAGTTGTATTGTTCCCAAGTGCAGTGTTTATGTAACTTTTGAAAAGATTGTCTCTGCATGATATATTTTAGAATCTTTTCTGAAACTGAAGAACCAACTCCTTTAATTATTAGTTTTACAAATCCCTACCTCatacatgtaattttattttaaaaaaggttacacacacacgtacatatagtCATcgctgaccaacctaga is a window of Capra hircus breed San Clemente chromosome 9, ASM170441v1, whole genome shotgun sequence DNA encoding:
- the SH3BGRL2 gene encoding SH3 domain-binding glutamic acid-rich-like protein 2; its protein translation is MVIRVFLASSSGFVAIKKKQQDVVRFLEANKIEFEEVDITMSEEQRQWMYKNIPPEKKPAQGNPLPPQIFNDDQYCGDYDSFFESKESNTVFSFLGLKSQLASKAEP